AAAACTTCATCACAAACTTCTTTTTTTTGACACAATACCTCTACTGCAGAGACTTTGTGAAACAATACGCttgatgcaaaaaaaaaaactagTTGCACGAGATTTGTCGCCAGCGACGAGGCCTCGATCAAGATCAATCCGACCGCTAAGCAAGTGGAGGATGGTATGCATACATAGACGACTAAACTATagagtttttgaaaaaaaaacaaaacagtcttGAGCATCTTCTcgtgtttttttgtttgtttgtattGCATCTTCATGCTCTGCAACATGTGCTGCTGCAGCAGGAAGTCGTCTATCCTCGGCGCCTTCGCCAGCGTACGTTGTGCGCCAGGTCATCGATCCGCGGCCAAGCGCATCCGATCCGTCCATCTCAAGAATCATCGAACGGCTGGAACCGCTCCACGCCAACGATCCGAGGCAGCAGCCTCTCCGCCAACCGCAGCCCGCCTCCTTTCCCCTTCCAGTTTTCCCTATATAAATCTCGCCGCTCCCGTCGTCTCTCCACACCGCAGCATCTGCATCTGCCCCCACCTTCGATCCaaaccccacctccccacccgcAGCAGCAGCATCCATGGCGCCCAAGGCTGCCGagaagaagccggtggagaagaccCCGGCGGGCAAGAAGCCCAAGGCGGAGAAGAAGGTGCCGGCGTCCAAGGAAGGCGCCGGAGgcgagaagaagggcaagaagaagtccaagaaaaGCGTGGAGACGTACAAGATCTACATCTTCAAGGTGCTCAAGCAGGTGCACCCCGACATCGGCATCTCCTCCAAGGCCATGTccatcatgaactccttcatcaacgacatcttcgaGAAGCTCGCCGGCGAGTCCGCCAAGCTCGCCAGGTACAACAAGAAGCCCACCATCACGTCCCGGGAGATCCAGACCTCCGTCCGCCTCGTCCTCCCCGGCGAGCTGGCCAAGCACGCCGTCTCCGAGGGCACCAAGGCCGTCACCAAGTTCACCTCCTCCTAGGCGTCTGCCTTGCATCGCATGGACGAATTGATGGTGGCATTATGTATGTAGTTTGAAGTACGATGTTACACCCTCTGTAAGAATTGTGCTGCTTGTTGGTCTGAAGGAATGGTGATGTTGCCGTCTGAATGGATGTTCATGTCTGCGTGTTGCTTCAGACTCGTCTTGCTTTCTACATGTTTTTACTGATTTTTGTTTACTGTGATAGTTTGCAAGTCTGCAGATAGAAACCTCTAGTTTAAATTCTACACTCGTTGAAGTTTGATATTCTGTAGCTAAATTCAAGATGGCGTCATTTAACGTTTCGTTTTAAAACTGAAGTTGGTGAGTTTTGTTAATCTCTGACGGAACATTCCAAGTTATTTTTGCTCAGTCGGCTTGCCATCCATACGGCAAGAAGCCAGGAACAGCTTGCCAGCTCGTGCTCTGAAAGTCAGAATGCGTTAGATTTTGATGTAACTTCTTGAGGTAAATTGGAGGATTTTCACAAAAAGACGAAGAGATAAATTTGAGGCAGTGCACCCATGTTTTTCAGAGTCAAGGAACATGTTCAGGAATTTCATCAGTACCAGCTTGCGTCGAGAAACTGATTTAAAGTGATCAAAACGAAATTATTTTATAATGGCTTAATCAACTATTAGTAAAGTCTCATACTATTTTCACTTTTTGCGTGGAAAAGTAAAGCCTCATACTATGATGATTAAAAACTAAATGTATTTACATATTcatagacccaagacataataaAAATTACAACAGAAGACCCATGAGTACAAATATTTCTGACAATACCAAGTCGTAACACACAAAGGTTGCTGAAATGGGAAAGGAAAATGAATCTATCAGGCAAAGAATGGTCGTGGGAATCATCGTTGGTACAAATACAAATACAGATACAGTTCTGTGTTCCTGGTGACTTTGTCAGCAAGATCTTGCAAGAGAGTCTGCTGTTTTGGACCCTTTTGGTTCAGGATCATGAGACCCGAACTACAAACATAATCTCTTTTGTCGACAATAGAACGATAAACCATCACCAGTTTACTGATTTGGAAAATTGGCAATCCATAAAAAGCGACATCCAGAAACTTGTCTTTGCGCATCGTTTGCTTAGCTAGGTAGATTCTGCAAGGCATCCAAGCTTCTGCCTATTCTGTCTTCTATCCACGCAAGTCTCCTcttaaattttagcacactagcATGAATAACCCAAATATCAACTTCGGCAAGCTTGGAAAATGAGCATATGAACATGTAATAATCAGCGTGTCCAACACAAACAAGACTACCGGTTATTGTTTTCTTTCTATAGTGAAGATAGCCATCTCGGACACTTCCTTGGCACCGGCGGCATATAACAAAATCCTTGGTCTTCCATTTCTAACTCGATACATAGTATCCCTGATGATGATGCAAAACAACACCTTGGGCCGACAAAAGTTCCATTCCGACCTCAGTTATTCACTCCAGTTGTGGTTAACAGTTCCTTCATGTGCGCTTTTGGATTCTCATCCTACAATGCAACAGATTTAGCCATCAAGTCCACAACATTCACCTCGAAAAGTGATGTAGCAAATCCTCAAGGTGCTACATTTGTACAAATTTTAAGGTCAAATATGCTGCgaataaaataaatattttttatgattAACATTTGCTTTTCTATTTATATTCTAATTTTATATTTTGGCTGTTTCTAAAAAAATCTATGTGTTTGGTTCGTATAATCATTTGCAGGTTTTTTTCATGCTGATTTTGTTTCTGAAATAACGTTCACAAATAGAAGGTTGTTAATGGTTTGTTACCCAAGGTTCAGAAGGGCTACATGTAGAGATTAGAAGTTCAATATAATTAGTATGTGATTAAATAAAATTGAAAACCTTTTCTGAATAGCACCTTTATTGTTCTTGATCTTCAAAATTTATAATATGACAGTTCCTCAAAATAAAGCAAAATATCATTCAAACCAACTGTGTTTGGTTCCTAAAATCATTTATGTTTTTTGTGTGATGATTTTGGTCCTGAAATAATATTCGTACATAGAACCTTGTTAACGATTTGCACTAAAGGTACACATCAAAAGGCAGTAGGCACTTGGCGGGCGTTTTGTGATCGCCTGAGTAACAAAAGTTCTTCTCGTGCTTTGTACATTACCGCTTGATGCAAAAAAGTAAGTAATAAGAGTTGACGATAATATCAAGTTGGATGCATTACCTCTCGTCCTTTGTATAGATCTGAAAGATCCCTATCAAGTGCTCCTTTTCAACTGAACATGCAATCCCAGGAAAAACAATATCTTTGCAGTATTTGAGATGTGAGTGAAGGTCCTTCGAATAGTCTACAAAATTACAAAACTTCGTCAATTTTGTACCACTACTAAGAATTTGGTCTAGTAAAAGTCCACCCTATAATGCATCCAGTCAGACTCAGACGATTATTATCTGGGCAAACATATCATTGTGAACATCTTTATTAAAATAGATGGCATTTTTCTTATCCAATATACTTGGACATTATTGTACTTCTAAGCTTTCCTTAAGACATAATATAATAAAATACACATTGGTTTAAATACAAATCTAGTTGCAATGCTAAAGGGGAGTTAGTGAGCACCATCCGTAAAAAAGAGAGAAGTGCAAGTTTGTCTTGGTTGAATGTTTGAAACATGGGATCCCTTGAAACatagtaaatagcataaaactactaGTTTATAGGCTATGGTTTCAAAAAACTAATGGATTTTAATTTTTCTCAGAAAACTACCAACCGCGTGGTTCGCTGTTTCAAAAAACCCAAAATCACGGTGACTAGCGATTTAACCGCTTTCCTCATGGGTTAGGCCCACCAGTCAGGCCACCTAGCCCAGCGCGGGGACGGCGCGGCCGTTACGTCGACCGGTCCGATAGGAACTGGGTAACAAACTCCCCTGTGGCTCGGTCCCCTACCCGCTCACTCCCATCCTCCCATTCCCCTGCTCCAGTACGAGCTCGCCGCCGCTCGCCGTCTCCGAGAGCTGTCGGCGTCgacctccttgctgccatgccttcctagaacgatggagaaatgagCTCCGACGATGACAGCGAGGCCGTGAGCATGGACATGGGACTCCTGGTAAGTTTGTTCCTTGCCAcccagggttagggttagggataaatgCCATGGATCTTGCTTTGTTCCTTGCCACCCagggttagggtttaggtatTTTGTTGTGTCTGTGACATGGATATTGTTTAGGGAGGGTGGGGCTTGGTTGTAGgatttagcttagttagggttcATCTTTGTACAATGTTAGGGTTCTTGCTGATTTGGGGATTCATATAGTGTTACGGATAAATTCGATGTTCAAGTATATTGGTGATTGAAAGCATTGTTGTTTGTGATTTTATGGTTGCAGGAGGCACCACACACCATTGTGGAGCCCCTTTTCTGTGGCCAACTTGAGCTATCTGAACCCAAATGCATTCTGCACCACATGAGACCTCttaagttgttggggaacgtcgcctgggaaacaaaaaaaatttcctacagcacgaagacctatcatggtgatgtccatctacgagaggggatgttcgatctacgtacccttgtagaccgtatagcagaagcgttagtgaacgcggttgatgtagtggaacgtcctcacgtccctcgatccgccccgcgaaccgtcccgcgatcagtcccacgatctagtgccgaacggacggcacctccgcgttcagcacacgtacagctcgacgatgatctcggccttcttgatccagcaagagagtcggagaggtagaagagttagcgtgacggcgctccggaggttggtggtgatcttatctcagcagggctcctcccgagctccgcagaaacgcgatctagaggaaaaaccgtggaggtatgtggtcgggctgccgtggaaaactcgtctcaaatcagccctaaaacctccgtatatatagggggaagagggggagccttgccttggggtccaaggaccctcaaggactttggccgagccaaggggggcaaccctccccttccaaaccgagtccaactaggtttggaaggaggagtccttcccccttttcccacctcctcttttctttttcttttctctttgatttttttcctatggcgcatagggccttcttgggctgtcccaccagtccactaagggctggtgcgccacccccaaggcctatgggcttccccggggtgggttgcccccctggtgaagacccggaacccattcgtcattcccggtacattccgggtaactccgaaaaccttccggtaatcaaatgaggtcatcctatatatcaatcttcgtttccagaccattccggaaaccctcgtgacgtccatgatctcatccgggactccgaacaacattcgataaccaaccatataactcaaatatgcataaaacaacgtcgaaccttaagtgtgcagaccctgcgggttcgagaactatgtagacatgacccgagagactcctcggtcaatatccaatagtgggacctggatgcccatattggatcctacatattctacgaagatcttatcggttgaacctaagtgccaaggattcatataatcccgtatgtcattccctttgtccttcggtatgttacttgcccgagattcgatcgtcagtatccgcatacctatttcaatctcgtttaccggcaagtctctttactcgttccgtaatacaagatcccgcaacttacactaagtcacattgcttgcaaggcttgtgtgtgatgttgtattactgagtgggccccgagatacctctccgtcacacggagtgacaaattcgagtctcgatccatactaactcaactaccaccttcggagatacctgtagagcatcattatagtcacccagttacgttgcgacgtttgatacacacaaagcattcctctggtgtcagtgagttatatgatctcatggtcataggaacaaatacttgacacgcaaaaaacagtagcaacaaaatgacacgatcaacatgctacgtctattagtttgggtctagtccatcacatgattctcccaatgatgtgatcccgttatcaagtaacaacacttgcctatggccaggataccttggccatctttgattaacgagctagtcaactagaggcttactagggacaatgttttgtctatgtatccacacaagtattgtgtttccaatcaatacaattatagcatggataataaacgattatcatgaacaaagaaatataataataactaatttattattgcctctagggcatatttccaacagtctcccacttgcactagagtcaataatctagttcacatcaccatgtgattccaacgaatccaacacccatatagttatggggtctgatcacgtcttgctcatgagagaggttttagtcaacggttctgaaattttcagatccgtgtgttctttacaaatatttatgtcatcttatagatgctgctactatgtgctattcggaaatactccaaatatctactctactatacgaatccgtttcactactcatagttattcggattagtgtcaaagcttacatcaacgtaaccctttacgacgaactctttaaccacctccataatcgagaaaaattccttagtccattagttactaaggataaattttgaccgctgctagtgattcaatcatggatcactctatgtacctctcaacagacttgctgaaaggcacacatcaggtgcggtactcagcatggcatactttagagtctacgactaaggcatagaagacgaccttcgtctattctctttattctgccgtggtcgggttttgagtcttactcaaattcacaccttacaacgcaaccaagaactccttctttgctgatctgttttgaactccttcaaaacttgtcaaggcatgcatcttgttgaaacttccattaagcgctttcgatctatctccatagatctttgatgctcaacgttcaagtagctcaatccaggtattcctttgaaaactcctttcaaacaaccttgtatgctttacagaaattctacattacttctgatccacaatatgtcaaccacatatacttatcagaaattctatagtgctcccactcacttctttggaaatacaagtttctcataaaccttgtacaaacccaaaatccttgatcatctcatcaaagtgtatattccaactccgagatgcttgcaccagtccatttaaggatcgctggagcttgcatacttgctagtatctttaggatcgacaaaacctcatggttgtatctcatacaatgtttgctcaaggaaaccgtcgaggaaacaatgttttgacatcctacatgcaatatttcataaataatgcagcaactactaacataattctaacataattttagcatcgctacgagtgagaaagtctcatcatagtcaactgtttgatcttgtcggaaacatctttgcgacaagtcgagcttttcttaatagtgacttatcactatgatcgtccgtcttccttttaaagatccatctttactcaatagtcctatgaccatcaagtagttcttccaaagtctacactttgttttcatacatggaccctctctcggatttcatggcttccagccatttgtcggaatctgggcccaccattgctttctccataactcgtaggttcactgttgctcaacaacatgacctccaagacagggttaccgtaccactctgtagtagtacgcgaccttgtcaacctacgaggcttgtagtaacttgatccgatgctcgatgatcaccatcatcagctttcacttcaattggtgtaggcgccacaggaacaacttcctgcgcgctgctacacactggtcgaagtgatggttcaataacctcatcaagttctaccaccctcccactcaattcttttgagagaaacctttcctcgagaaaggatccgtttctagaaacaaacactttgctttcggatctgagataggagatgtacccaactgttttggatatcctatgaagatgcatttatccgctttgggttcgagcttatcggactgaaactttttcacataagtgtcgaaaccccaaactttcaagaaacgacagtttagatttctctaaacctcagtctatactgtgtcatctcaacagaaatacgttgtgccctatttaaagtgaatgcggttgtctctaatgcttaacccataaacgatagtggtaattcgataagagacatcatagcatgcaccataccaaatagtgtgtggctatgacgtttagacacaccattacactatgatgttctaggtggcatgaaccgcgaaacaatttccacattgtcttaactgcgtaccaaaactcgttacTCAaatgttcatttctatgatcatatcgtagacagtttatcctgttgttacgacgaacttcactccaaaacagaattgaacttttcaatatttcagacttgtgattcattaagcaaatactctagtatctactcaaattgtcattgaagtaag
This genomic stretch from Hordeum vulgare subsp. vulgare chromosome 6H, MorexV3_pseudomolecules_assembly, whole genome shotgun sequence harbors:
- the LOC123403540 gene encoding histone H2B.4-like — protein: MAPKAAEKKPVEKTPAGKKPKAEKKVPASKEGAGGEKKGKKKSKKSVETYKIYIFKVLKQVHPDIGISSKAMSIMNSFINDIFEKLAGESAKLARYNKKPTITSREIQTSVRLVLPGELAKHAVSEGTKAVTKFTSS